Proteins co-encoded in one Melanotaenia boesemani isolate fMelBoe1 chromosome 23, fMelBoe1.pri, whole genome shotgun sequence genomic window:
- the LOC121634349 gene encoding GTPase IMAP family member 8-like, which produces MASASMSEGINPRRRRNSYEFLPPYMSELRMVVLGGRWSEQSSVLNFLLGEAAFTTKEELNHCVRIRGLIQNTETVLVNMPDVLSPNQSEDQIREHVENCVKLCSPGPHVFLLVLQPEDFTEQHKLLLCTVLQLFSDESFNHSLLLISESRTQSLYQTYIYLRRPPLQDMIRRCRKNALRMKVHKPSDLLRNIKEIIELNKGRHVICHSVNPRRDPIPLESAPSGGCGISIMLFGTSQSMKTVLCNFIMKKKDLDFARSWKTSQVFHGRWRGTSLIIQKAPESLKITREEMEKCFCPPGPNVLLLLVKPSDFTEKDRESLKSSLTLFGKDAFKHTMVIVTHEGDETNSSLRELLKECEGRQYNMYERDHQQLMEKMEKIVHENKGTFLTITGEMRRAKCEQVKASLNLVLFGRRRVGKTSVAKAILGQTELHSASSSSQCVKHQGEVCGRWLSLVEMPALYGKPQEAVMEESLRCVSLFDPEGVHAFILVLPVGPLTDEDKGELQTIQNTFSSRVNDFTMILFMVESDPAAPAVADFIGGDKNIQELHQSCRGQSVVLNINDKQQIPELLGAVEEMQADQNNSYTTQTFACAQLDQNVQLRAELLELKAKMTVTADEEKQSPESLRIVLIGKTGNGKSSSGNTILGRKEFETKSSQNTVTKKCHKKKTEVDGHPVFVVDTPGLFDNSLTHEEVQEELMKCIHLLAPGPHVFLLVIHIRRFTPEDKETLQHIKKVFGKNSEKFTIILLTGGDNLQYDGQNIDEYIEKETDDSFKKLISDCGGRYHVFNNRVNERSQVSELTRKINTMVKENGGSCFTNEMLQQAEATMKKEIQRILKEKDEEIEKLREDMMRQHEEEKKAIKRRTEEERADIEKEKKLIEKQLQDLEENIFKEQQQKKKEQEIRQKEERRRREEEEQQQQKWEEERDTLEKQIMSESAEKQIIDKKLEKFRQEIKEKREGWEKERNEWWANRYREDRESQEREERRFKCLQEEYERKKDMHENIQRRKEQSMREAHDQEKKELEERYKKKMEDMVKTFREEARKQAEIIEKYKFYTSFLNVADHTVKPCHVM; this is translated from the exons ATGGCTTCAGCATCCA TGTCTGAGGGGATAAATCCTAGAAGACGCAGGAACAGCTATGAATTCCTGCCACCCTACA TGTCAGAGCTGCGCATGGTTGTGCTGGGGGGTCGCTGGTCTGAGCAGAGTTCagttttaaatttcctgctggggGAGGCTGCATTCACCACTAAAGAAGAACTGAACCACTGTGTGAGAATCCGTGGACTGATTCAGAACACAGAAACAGTTCTTGTCAACATGCCAGATGTATTGTCTCCAAACCAGTCTGAAGACCAGATAAGAGAACATGTAGAAAACTGTGTGAAACTGTGTTCTCCTGGACCTCATGTGTTCCTGCTGGTTCTGCAGCCTGAAGACTTTACTgaacaacacaaactgctgcTCTGCACAGTCCTCCAACTCTTCAGTGACGAATCTTTTAATCATTCACTGCTTCTCATATCAGAATCCAGAACACAGAGTTTATATCAGACCTACATCTACTTACGTCGCCCACCTTTACAGGACATGATCAGACGATGCAGAAAAAATGCCCTGAGGATGAAAGTCCACAAACCTTCTGACTTGCTtagaaacataaaagaaatcATAGAGCTGAACAAAGGAAGACATGTAATCTGTCACAGTGTGAACCCAAGGAGAGATCCCATACCTCTGGAATCTGCTCCATCTGGTG GATGTGGAATTAGCATCATGCTTTTTGGAACAAGTCAGTCAATGAAAACAGTACTCTGTAACTTcattatgaagaaaaaagaccTGGATTTTGCAAGATCTTGGAAAACCAGCCAGGTTTTCCACGGAAGATGGAGAGGAACGAGCTTGATAATTCAGAAAGCTCCAGAAAGTCTGAAAATAACGAGAGAGGAGATGGAAAAGTGCTTCTGTCCTCCTGGACCAAATGTTTTGCTGCTCTTGGTCAAGCCTTCTGACTTCACAGAGAAGGATAGAGAGAGTCTGAAGTCCAGCCTGACTTTGTTTGGTAAAGATGCCTTTAAGCACACTATGGTCATCGTAACACATGAAGGTGATGAAACAAACTCCTCTTTGCGGGAGCTCCTTAAAGAATGTGAGGGAAGACAGTACAACATGTATGAACGTGATCATCAGCAGCTAAtggagaagatggaaaaaattgtgcatgaaaacaaaggaaCCTTCCTCACTATCACAGGAGAGATGAGAAGAGCCAAGTGTGAACAGGTGAAAGCATCTTTAAACTTGGTTTTGTTTGGGAGGAGAAGAGTAGGGAAGACTTCAGTAGCCAAGGCCATTTTAGGTCAGACAGAGCTTCATTCAGCCTCCAGTTCATCACAGTGTGTTAAACATCAGGGAGAGGTGTGTGGACGCTGGCTTTCGCTGGTGGAGATGCCTGCCTTGTATGGAAAGCCTCAGGAGGCAGTGATGGAGGAGTCACTCAGGTGTGTCTCCCTTTTTGATCCTGAGGGGGTCCATGCCTTCATCCTGGTCCTACCTGTGGGTCCCCTCACTGATGAAGATAAGGGAGAGCTGCAGACCATCCAGAACACATTCAGCTCCCGAGTCAATGACTTCACCATGATTCTGTTCATGGTGGAGTCAGAtcctgcagctccagctgttgcTGACTTCATTGGAGGCGATAAAAACATCCAGGAGCTCCATCAGAGCTGTAGAGGACAATCTGTTGTTCTCAACATCAATGACAAGCAACAGATCCCAGAGCTGCTGGGTGCTGTGGAGGAGATGCAAGCTGACCAGAACAACTCTTATACAACCCAAACCTTTGCATGTGCACAACTGGATCAAAATGTACAACTGCGTGCTGAACTTTTGGAGCTCAAAGCAAAGATGACCGTAACTG CTGATGAAGAGAAGCAGAGTCCAGAGAGTCTCAGGATTGTGCTGATTGGGAAGACCGGCAATGGAAAGAGCTCCTCTGGGAACACCATTTTGGGAAGAAAAGAGTTTGAAACCAAATCAAGTCAAAACACAGTCACAAAGAAGTGCCataagaaaaagacagaagtgGATGGACATCCTGTGTTTGTGGTTGACACTCCTGGTCTGTTTGACAACAGTTTAACCCATGAAGAAGTTCAGGAGGAGCTGATGAAGTGCATCCACCTTCTGGCTCCAGGACCACATGTCTTCCTATTGGTGATACACATCAGGCGATTTACACCTGAGGATAAGGAGACCTTACAGCATATCAAAAAAGTGTTTGGGAAGAATTCTGAGAAGTTCACCATCATCCTTTTAACTGGAGGAGATAACTTGCAATATGATGGACAGAACATTGATGAGTACATTGAAAAGGAAACTGATGATTCCTTCAAGAAGTTAATCTCTGACTGTGGAGGGAGATACCACGTTTTTAATAACCGCGTTAATGAGCGCTCACAGGTCAGTGAGCTGACAAGAAAGATCAACACCATGGTGAAGGAGAATGGAGGCAGTTGTTTCACCAATGAGATGCTGCAGCAAGCTGAAGCAACAATGAAGAAAGAAATTCAGAGAATTTTGAAAGAGAAGGATGAGGAAATTGAGAAACTGAGGGAAGACATGATGAGACAacatgaggaagaaaagaaagccataaagaggaggacagaagaagagagagcagacatagaaaaagagaaaaaactgatAGAAAAGCAACTTCAAGACCtggaagaaaacattttcaaagaacaacagcagaaaaagaaagaacaggaaattagacaaaaagaagagaggagaagaagagaggaggaagaacaACAGCAACAGAAGTGGGAAGAAGAACGAGATACCttggaaaaacaaatcatgtcagagtcagcagaaaaacaaatcataGACAAAAAACTGGAGAAGTTCagacaagaaataaaagaaaaaagagaaggcTGGGAGAAAGAACGAAATGAGTGGTGGGCAAACAGATACCGGGAAGACAGAGAGAGTCAAGAGAGGGAGGAAAGAAGGTTTAAATGTCTCCAAGAAGAAtatgagaggaaaaaagacatgcatgaaAACATACAAAGGAGAAAAGAACAAAGCATGAGAGAAGCGCATgaccaagaaaagaaagagttgGAGGAAAGGtacaagaagaaaatggaagacatggtcaagacgTTCAGAGAGGAAGCCAGAAAACAAGCAGAGATTATAGAGAAATACAAGTTCTACACTTCCTTCCTGAACGTTGCAGATCATACTGTTAAACCATGCCATGTCATGTAG